In Clostridium thermosuccinogenes, the genomic stretch GATAAGCAAGGTACCAAGGACAATACTGGCTCTTATCATCTACTCTCCGTCCATGACATCCGGCGTTACCATGGCGGTTATCTGGAGAATAATTTTCAGCGGCGACAGGATGGGTTACTTGAATAATCTTTTGCTGAGCCTGGGATGGATATCGGAGCCTATACAATTCTTACAGTCTCCTGACTTTCTCATGCCGATTATGATAATCGTCGCGCTATGGGGAAGCATGGGTGTCGGATTCCTGGCAATGCTGGCAGGAGTGCTGAACTATGATGTCAGTATTTATGAAGCAGCCAGTATAGACGGCATACGCAACCGGTTCCAGGAGGTATTCTACATTACCATTCCGATGATGAAGCCCCAGATGCTGTTTGGTGCGGTGATGTCGGTGGTGAATACCTTTCAGGTCGGCAGCATCGGTGTGGCTTTGAGCGGTACCAATCCCACCCCCCAATATGCAGGACAGCTTATAGTCAATCATATTGAGGATTATGGTTTTATCAGGTATGAGATGGGATATGCTTCCGCTGTTTCGGTGGTGCTGCTGTGTATTATCTACGGAACATCCAGGTTTGCGAGAAGACTATTTCGGGAGGGTTAATTCCCATGAATAAAATTAGGGCTAAATCCAGATTTATAACTGCATTGCTCGCCTTTGGAATAGTGTTGTCATGCATCGGTATGGCTGCTCATGCTGCCAGTGCTCCTTATACCACATTGACGGAGGACTACAGAGGGAGGCTCGTAAGCAGCCAGGATGGCTACCTGCCGTTGAATACCATTACAAAGGTCGGAGATTATGAATTCAACAAGGCATTGGATATTTTCATTGATGATGATGACATCCTGTATATCGCTGACACCGGCAACGGGAGGATTATTGTCAGCACTCTGGAAGGGGAATTGATTTCCGTAATCGGTGAAGGCATCCTGACTGCCCCCAGCGGAATTTTTGTGGATCGTGAAGGAAACATTTATGCGGCTGATCCCAGAAAGGAAAAGGTCTTCGTTTTCTCCCCCGATGGAGAATTAATACGCGAATATACAAAACCTGAAGGCTCTCTTTATGGCAAAAACAATCGTTTCGTACCTCAGAAGCTGGTGGTTGATGCTGCGGGAAGCTTATATGTCATATCCGAGGGAAATACAAACGGTATCGCCCAGTTGAGCAAGCAGGGAGAGTTTCTTGGATATTTCGGAGCCAATTATACTCCGCTTTTTATCCATGAAATAATCAGAAGGCTTACCTTTACAAAAGAGCAGAGGGAACAGCTTAAGCTAAATGTGCCTCCGTCCCCTAAAAACCTTACCATAGATGATAGGGGACTGGTGTATACCGTCACCCAGGGAGCTGGCACAAAAGGGTTGAAAAAGTTCAACATGGCCGGCATAAACATGCTGGACGATACCCTGCCGGACGAAAATATTACCGATGTGGCCATAGGGCAGATTGAGAACATTTTTGTAGTTTCCACCGAGGGATATATTTACGAGTACTCCAGGGAGGGAGACCTGTTGTTCCTGTTCGGTGGCAGGGATGACGGTAAAAACCGCAGCGGTTTGTTCGTATCGGCTGCCGCTATTGATGTGGACAAATCCGGACATTTGTATGTACTGGACACGGAAAGCAACAAGATTCAGATATTTGAAAAAACCGAGTATGCCAGCATAGTACATGAAG encodes the following:
- a CDS encoding carbohydrate ABC transporter permease, with the protein product MKSDLTISTRKAEKPNTALRKPGFRINPALVFLLPYGVLFTVFIVIPVTLAMALSFTNFNAVQFPRLTYFLNYINLLTQDAIFMQYVLPNTLIFALVVGPCGYILSFFLAWSLSQISKVPRTILALIIYSPSMTSGVTMAVIWRIIFSGDRMGYLNNLLLSLGWISEPIQFLQSPDFLMPIMIIVALWGSMGVGFLAMLAGVLNYDVSIYEAASIDGIRNRFQEVFYITIPMMKPQMLFGAVMSVVNTFQVGSIGVALSGTNPTPQYAGQLIVNHIEDYGFIRYEMGYASAVSVVLLCIIYGTSRFARRLFREG
- a CDS encoding YIP1 family protein, translating into MNKIRAKSRFITALLAFGIVLSCIGMAAHAASAPYTTLTEDYRGRLVSSQDGYLPLNTITKVGDYEFNKALDIFIDDDDILYIADTGNGRIIVSTLEGELISVIGEGILTAPSGIFVDREGNIYAADPRKEKVFVFSPDGELIREYTKPEGSLYGKNNRFVPQKLVVDAAGSLYVISEGNTNGIAQLSKQGEFLGYFGANYTPLFIHEIIRRLTFTKEQREQLKLNVPPSPKNLTIDDRGLVYTVTQGAGTKGLKKFNMAGINMLDDTLPDENITDVAIGQIENIFVVSTEGYIYEYSREGDLLFLFGGRDDGKNRSGLFVSAAAIDVDKSGHLYVLDTESNKIQIFEKTEYASIVHEALNLYQEGYYIESKDPWEEVLRQNSLFDYAYRGIGQAHYKLENYEQSLAAFRLGGDKAGYSSSFWEVRNIFLKNNMLKIFLFLVLIWLVVKTVRLLNSMFGLLVPVQKAIASFREVSVVRELRFVYYVPKNPADAYYGIKREGKVSILSSTILYIIFFVIYLADKYFSGFLFKKVAEGHYELATDIASVFGVIGLFIICNNLISSIRDGEGKLRDIYCSLAYSIMPYIFLKPVAIVLSHVLTYNEAFIINLINIVIYASIAVLIIVMIKEIQNYSLRETFKNIALTLFTMLIFVISAVVIVALVNQVVDFILSIAKEVNYRVS